A genomic segment from Geitlerinema sp. PCC 7407 encodes:
- a CDS encoding RNA-guided endonuclease TnpB family protein: MRTAYQYRLRPTSSQVAVISEWLELLRRQYNYRLGERFSWYEQNRCDINACPLICHLPELRENPDFYSQKRDLVNSKALFPEYQQIYSQVLQDCIGRVKKTFDRWLKGDCNGSRSGRPRFKGVGRYRSFTFPQAKQDCIRGKQINLPKIGWVKLIQHRPLPEGFKVKTATVSYKVDGWYVTLSLEDASVPVLTPDIPNTENTTGIDLGLKSFLVDDAGQEEPIPQHYRKAEKRLKRLQRSLSRKKKGSNRRKKAIKRVSKAHLKVSNQRKDFHHKVASKLLSQGKHVAHEKLNVRGIARSKLAKSTHDAGWGQFLQILAVKAERAGLLTVAVNPRGTSQNCSGCGVKVPKTLQDRIHACLECGLTLDRDHNAAINIKSLAVGHSVNKAQETPDGLPGVTEKPAPYTSVSV, encoded by the coding sequence GTGAGAACCGCTTACCAGTACCGACTGCGTCCAACCTCCAGTCAAGTCGCCGTGATAAGCGAATGGCTGGAACTCTTGCGCAGACAGTACAACTACCGTCTCGGTGAGCGGTTCTCTTGGTACGAGCAAAACCGCTGTGACATCAACGCTTGCCCGCTAATCTGTCACCTGCCAGAACTGCGAGAGAATCCCGACTTCTACTCCCAGAAACGAGACCTGGTGAACTCCAAAGCTCTGTTTCCGGAGTACCAGCAGATTTATTCTCAAGTGCTGCAAGATTGCATTGGCCGGGTCAAGAAGACCTTTGACCGCTGGCTCAAGGGAGACTGCAACGGCAGTCGAAGCGGTAGACCTCGGTTTAAGGGAGTAGGTCGATATCGCTCCTTCACCTTCCCGCAAGCAAAGCAAGACTGCATTCGGGGCAAACAGATCAATCTCCCCAAGATTGGTTGGGTGAAACTGATCCAGCATCGACCCTTACCAGAAGGGTTCAAGGTCAAGACTGCCACCGTCAGCTACAAAGTCGATGGCTGGTATGTGACTCTGAGCTTGGAAGATGCATCAGTTCCCGTCCTTACTCCCGACATCCCCAATACTGAGAACACGACTGGAATTGATCTGGGCTTGAAGTCGTTTTTGGTGGACGACGCAGGGCAAGAAGAACCCATCCCCCAGCACTACCGCAAAGCAGAGAAGCGTCTGAAGCGGTTGCAGCGGAGTTTATCTCGAAAGAAGAAGGGGTCTAATCGCCGAAAGAAGGCGATTAAACGAGTTTCTAAGGCACACCTGAAAGTCTCGAATCAGCGCAAGGACTTTCACCACAAGGTCGCAAGCAAGCTTTTATCCCAGGGAAAGCATGTTGCTCATGAAAAGCTGAATGTTCGAGGCATTGCCAGAAGCAAGCTGGCGAAGTCAACTCATGATGCTGGCTGGGGCCAGTTCCTGCAAATCTTGGCAGTCAAGGCTGAAAGAGCTGGATTGCTTACGGTTGCAGTGAATCCTAGAGGTACGTCTCAGAACTGCTCTGGCTGCGGAGTCAAGGTACCTAAAACACTTCAGGACAGGATTCACGCCTGTCTTGAGTGTGGACTGACGCTGGACCGTGACCACAATGCAGCGATCAATATCAAGTCTTTGGCGGTAGGGCATTCCGTCAATAAAGCTCAGGAAACGCCCGATGGGTTACCAGGGGTCACTGAGAAGCCTGCACCGTATACGTCAGTATCGGTGTAG
- the tnpA gene encoding IS200/IS605 family transposase, with the protein MKNDFFSRGRSVSDLKAHLILTTKYRKKLFTKEMLERLHEIFEDLLGRWDCRVIEFNGEENHVHLLFQYHPSLELSKLVNNLKTVTSRRLRSEFEERVSEFYTKDALWNGSYFIASCGGVTVSTLKRYIEEQDSPD; encoded by the coding sequence ATGAAAAATGATTTCTTCTCTAGAGGTCGCTCTGTATCGGACTTAAAGGCTCACTTGATTCTGACAACCAAGTATCGAAAAAAGCTGTTCACCAAGGAGATGTTGGAGCGACTGCATGAGATCTTCGAGGATCTTCTAGGGCGCTGGGACTGTCGAGTGATTGAGTTTAATGGGGAAGAAAATCACGTTCATTTGCTGTTTCAGTACCATCCCAGCTTGGAGCTGAGTAAGTTGGTGAACAACCTGAAAACGGTGACGAGTCGGAGGTTGCGCTCTGAGTTTGAGGAGCGGGTTTCTGAGTTTTATACCAAAGATGCGTTGTGGAATGGCTCCTATTTCATTGCATCCTGTGGGGGCGTTACGGTCTCGACTCTCAAGCGATACATTGAGGAGCAAGACTCTCCGGACTGA
- a CDS encoding HetP family heterocyst commitment protein encodes MTPEQFNQVVEAILSGKYSWACVLILRFAGYNPLHYIPYRTYNRLMKENRPHAHRPNTPPSAGDRSRDPRNSDAQPRKASTISDLAYLDSVKGESLPVRGSGSNQFRTPWG; translated from the coding sequence ATGACACCCGAGCAATTCAATCAAGTGGTTGAGGCGATTTTGTCCGGCAAATATTCTTGGGCTTGCGTCCTAATCTTGCGCTTCGCAGGCTATAACCCGCTGCACTACATCCCCTACCGGACCTACAACCGGCTCATGAAAGAAAACCGGCCCCATGCCCATCGCCCCAACACGCCTCCATCTGCGGGCGATCGCTCCAGAGACCCCAGAAATAGCGACGCCCAGCCTCGCAAAGCAAGCACGATTTCCGACCTTGCCTACCTTGACTCCGTCAAAGGAGAAAGCCTGCCGGTGCGGGGCAGCGGCAGCAATCAGTTTCGAACCCCCTGGGGGTGA
- a CDS encoding HlyD family efflux transporter periplasmic adaptor subunit translates to MSCSVLLLLLGAGPALAETPRPGQTAASGCEQLTYQVQPGDTFDAIARDRALPVAAVLAANPGLDPESLQIDQTIQLPVPAECAPESPKAAVPERAAAPAIVAQLGATVASALTDRPDLWIGGGSLLSLLGLAYLGQRWRRRWLGPLVSRPAEGDLGRSPLTPSPAVPLDLPLEITPVSAAAIVGGVAIPSAPSRPVVRPPAIAPPPERPAPPAPPEEHWSGALQNVLNQPPASLPSRMMLGGVMFFVVFGTWAWFGHIEESGKGRGRLIPEGEAYKLHAIEMGRIARLAVQEGQSVKKGEIIVELDTELAQQDLARLQQTLMAYQTELLQKQGLREQMESEAQSRAQMSAADLQAQETSLLEARNSAETFRRLLEQLKGDAAAQGDRLERLQPLADDGAISREHLFDLEQSLRDRRRSITQSQGDLARSLSEAERLEALLRQKQAEAQAVQAEAQQRIESLQVELTQIKAKMTETQGLITSAQTKLKQRFVYAPIDGVVLSLNVDHAGEVLQPGQTIAAIAPSDAPLVLQAALPNPEAGFVKIGMPVKVKIDAYPFQDYGVVPGHVVALSPDTKQDEQMGPVYEVKVALDRNHVIEGGRSITFKPGQTAQADIVIRRRRILDILLDPIRQLQRDTLSR, encoded by the coding sequence GTGTCCTGTTCTGTACTTTTGCTGCTTTTGGGGGCGGGGCCAGCCCTTGCTGAAACCCCGCGCCCCGGCCAAACCGCAGCCTCTGGCTGTGAGCAGCTGACTTACCAGGTTCAGCCAGGGGACACCTTTGATGCGATCGCCCGCGATCGCGCCCTACCCGTAGCAGCAGTCCTGGCGGCCAACCCCGGCCTGGACCCAGAATCGCTGCAAATCGATCAGACCATTCAGCTGCCGGTGCCGGCAGAGTGTGCGCCCGAGTCGCCAAAGGCGGCGGTCCCAGAGCGCGCCGCGGCTCCTGCGATCGTGGCTCAGCTGGGCGCCACGGTGGCCTCTGCGCTGACGGATCGCCCGGATCTTTGGATCGGGGGCGGGTCGCTGCTGTCGCTGCTGGGACTTGCGTATCTGGGCCAGCGCTGGCGTCGGCGCTGGCTCGGGCCGCTGGTCTCCCGACCGGCTGAGGGAGACTTGGGGCGATCGCCCCTGACGCCCTCTCCTGCGGTTCCTCTCGATTTGCCCCTGGAAATCACCCCCGTTTCGGCTGCGGCCATCGTCGGTGGGGTGGCGATACCCAGTGCACCCAGTCGCCCCGTCGTCCGCCCGCCCGCGATCGCCCCACCGCCTGAGCGGCCCGCCCCTCCTGCCCCGCCAGAGGAGCACTGGTCAGGAGCGCTGCAAAATGTTCTGAACCAGCCCCCCGCCTCCCTTCCCAGTCGCATGATGCTGGGTGGCGTGATGTTTTTTGTGGTCTTTGGCACGTGGGCCTGGTTTGGCCACATCGAAGAGTCGGGGAAAGGCCGGGGGCGCCTGATTCCAGAGGGCGAAGCCTACAAGCTCCACGCCATCGAAATGGGACGCATCGCGCGGCTTGCCGTTCAAGAAGGCCAGAGCGTCAAAAAAGGCGAAATCATCGTCGAGCTCGATACAGAGCTCGCTCAGCAAGACCTGGCGCGGCTCCAGCAGACGCTGATGGCCTACCAAACGGAGCTACTGCAAAAGCAAGGGCTGCGCGAACAAATGGAGTCCGAGGCCCAAAGCCGAGCTCAAATGTCGGCGGCGGACTTGCAGGCTCAGGAAACGTCGCTGCTAGAGGCCCGAAACAGCGCAGAGACATTTCGTCGGCTGCTCGAACAGCTCAAGGGTGATGCGGCCGCCCAGGGCGATCGCCTTGAGCGCTTACAGCCCCTCGCGGATGACGGGGCCATCAGTCGAGAGCACCTCTTTGATCTAGAGCAGTCCCTGCGCGATCGCCGCCGCAGCATTACTCAGAGTCAGGGAGACTTGGCGCGATCGCTTTCGGAGGCCGAGCGCCTAGAGGCCCTGCTGCGCCAAAAACAGGCCGAAGCTCAGGCAGTCCAGGCCGAGGCCCAACAGCGCATCGAAAGCCTGCAAGTGGAGCTGACCCAAATCAAAGCCAAGATGACCGAAACTCAGGGACTCATCACCAGTGCTCAAACCAAGCTCAAGCAGCGCTTTGTGTACGCTCCGATCGACGGAGTCGTGCTGTCCCTCAACGTCGACCATGCGGGAGAAGTGCTGCAACCGGGACAGACGATCGCCGCGATCGCCCCCAGTGACGCTCCCCTGGTGCTCCAAGCGGCTCTCCCAAACCCAGAAGCGGGCTTCGTCAAAATCGGCATGCCCGTCAAAGTCAAAATTGACGCCTACCCCTTCCAAGACTACGGCGTTGTACCAGGACACGTGGTTGCCCTGTCCCCTGACACCAAACAGGACGAACAGATGGGGCCTGTTTACGAAGTCAAAGTCGCCCTCGATCGCAACCACGTCATCGAAGGCGGCCGATCCATCACCTTTAAGCCGGGCCAAACGGCCCAGGCTGACATCGTGATTCGTCGTCGGCGCATTCTCGATATCCTGCTGGATCCGATTCGTCAGCTCCAGCGCGACACCCTATCCCGATAA
- a CDS encoding calcium-binding protein, translating to MQMSANAFQAGGTRASSSSTAYVNSQGAGGQSRSTASSPLGTVVRFDEIFKPGATSSSASGTAIASTTQLPIATVQVKAPADPPDDLPAAEPPAPETSPTVSPTLPTLLHLALDSAKAGLTISAGEGDQVLEGTAEGDDLRGGPGADRLIGGEGSDLLVGGLGEDQLTGGPGADLFVWQRSDLALAESGDVIVDFDAAQGDRIGLVGLTFEELSLEVLDTNQDGLADATRVAVGAVDGLSAALGVVSGTVDAAGASTLTASSFVSLPADFGAIASV from the coding sequence ATGCAAATGAGTGCAAATGCTTTTCAAGCGGGTGGGACGCGCGCTTCGAGCAGTTCCACTGCCTACGTCAATAGCCAAGGAGCAGGGGGCCAGAGCCGATCGACGGCTTCGTCTCCTCTGGGAACGGTTGTCCGATTTGATGAAATTTTTAAGCCTGGGGCAACTTCTAGTAGCGCTTCGGGGACGGCGATCGCCTCGACGACGCAGCTGCCGATCGCCACGGTCCAGGTGAAGGCCCCTGCCGATCCTCCGGACGATTTGCCTGCGGCTGAGCCCCCTGCTCCCGAAACCTCTCCGACGGTCTCGCCAACGCTGCCGACGCTGCTCCACCTTGCCCTGGACTCGGCTAAGGCTGGCCTGACGATCTCAGCAGGTGAGGGAGATCAAGTCTTGGAGGGAACGGCTGAGGGCGATGATCTGCGCGGCGGTCCGGGAGCCGATCGGCTGATCGGTGGCGAAGGTTCTGATCTGCTGGTGGGCGGCCTAGGAGAGGATCAGCTCACGGGTGGTCCAGGGGCCGATCTCTTTGTCTGGCAGCGATCGGACTTGGCGCTGGCTGAATCAGGAGATGTGATTGTAGATTTTGATGCGGCTCAGGGCGATCGCATTGGTCTGGTGGGGTTGACCTTTGAGGAGCTGTCCCTAGAAGTGCTCGACACCAATCAAGATGGCCTAGCGGACGCGACCCGAGTCGCGGTTGGGGCTGTCGATGGTCTGTCTGCTGCTCTGGGTGTGGTCTCTGGAACCGTGGATGCAGCGGGTGCTTCCACGCTGACCGCGAGCAGTTTTGTTAGTTTGCCGGCTGATTTTGGAGCGATCGCAAGCGTCTGA